A window of the Podospora bellae-mahoneyi strain CBS 112042 chromosome 6, whole genome shotgun sequence genome harbors these coding sequences:
- a CDS encoding hypothetical protein (EggNog:ENOG503NUS7; COG:G): MSKRHLFSSLEGLVPKALRGIVASNPRLNLDETNRVVFDPESPKSIVSIISGGGSGHEPAWSGYVGTNMLAAAVGGDVFASPSTKQILAAVEAVPSDKGTLLVITNYTGDCLHFGLAAEKTKAKGNPCRMLICGDDVSIGKQGSLVGRRGLAAQIGVLKVLGAAAAEGLSLGELFDLGTAVNDQIVSIAATLDHCHVPGRTEHGALDPDVVEIGTGPHNEPGYKKLSPAPSAEGLVKEMLRYCLDETDPVRGYVKFNPGDETVLLVSNFGGMSNLEMGGLVDELLQQLLADWNIEPVRVYAGSIETSLNAPAFSVSVINLSGVAATSPYSLDQIKGFFDLKTDTAWEAVAGSQIYRRPRADQLVQPPVEERKVIDEARDIKIDPVLLERMLRRACNDLIKSEPDLTRWDTIMGDGDCGLTLETGAKALLEAIDGPHKIAAKGSVIEVLTELEEILEGKMGGTLGGILGIFFVSMRTALQENLELAKTEGLVSLWSKALSHAIHHLEQYTPAKIGDRTVMDTLIPFVEAMAATKSLKEGVAAAVAGSENTKKLKARLGRATYVGTGTDGKELPPDPGAWGAMVVIQGLLAAISE; this comes from the coding sequence ATGTCCAAACGACACCTGTTTTCATCACTCGAGGGGCTTGTTCCCAAGGCCCTTCGAGGCATTGTTGCCAGCAACCCAAGACTCAACCTCGACGAGACCAACCGCGTAGTCTTCGACCCTGAATCCCCCAAGTCGATCGTCAGTATCATCAGCGGTGGCGGCTCCGGTCACGAGCCAGCATGGTCTGGCTATGTTGGCACCAACATGCTGGCCGCCGCCGTAGGCGGTGATGTCTTCGCCTCTCCAAGCACTAAACAGATCCTGGCTGCTGTCGAGGCCGTACCATCAGACAAGGGGACACTCCTGGTGATCACCAACTACACCGGGGACTGCCTTCACTTCGGCCTGGCAGCGGAGAAGACAAAGGCAAAGGGGAACCCGTGTCGTATGCTCATCTGCGGCGACGATGTCTCGATTGGAAAGCAGGGCTCACTAGTTGGTCGTCGAGGACTGGCTGCTCAAATAGGAGTGCTCAAGGTTCTCGGTGCTGCAGCTGCAGAGGGTCTCTCGCTGGGCGAGCTATTCGATCTCGGCACTGCCGTCAACGACCAAATAGTCAGCATTGCCGCCACATTGGACCACTGCCATGTCCCCGGTCGAACAGAGCACGGTGCCCTTGACCCCGATGTGGTAGAGATTGGTACAGGACCACACAACGAACCCGGCTACAAGAAGCTCTCACCGGCTCCTTCAGCGGAGGGAttggtgaaggagatgcTCAGATACTGCCTGGACGAGACCGATCCTGTGAGAGGATACGTCAAGTTCAACCCCGGAGACGAGACGGTGCTGTTGGTCAGCAACTTCGGCGGCATGTCAAACCTAGAGATGGGAGGTCTTGTCGATGAGCTCCTTCAACAGCTCCTGGCCGACTGGAACATCGAGCCCGTGCGTGTGTACGCTGGCTCCATCGAGACATCGCTCAACGCGCCCGCCTTCTCCGTTTCAGTCATCAACCTTTCAGGGGTAGCAGCGACCAGCCCCTATTCGCTCGACCAGATCAAAGGATTCTTCGACCTCAAGACCGATACAGCATGGGAAGCTGTTGCTGGATCTCAGATATACCGTCGTCCAAGAGCCGATCAGCTTGTTCAACCGCCAGTCGAAGAGCGTAAGGTCATTGATGAAGCGAGAGATATCAAGATTGACCCCGTGCTCCTGGAGAGAATGCTCCGCCGGGCCTGCAATGACCTCATCAAATCCGAACCAGACCTCACACGGTGGGACACCATCATGGGAGATGGCGACTGTGGTTTGACACTCGAAACTGGTGCCAAGGCGTTGTTGGAGGCCATTGATGGGCCACACAAGATTGCTGCCAAGGGATCGGTAATCGAAGTTCTCACTGAGCTCGAGGAGATTCTTGAGGGCAAGATGGGAGGAACACTCGGTGGTATCCTGGGCATTTTCTTCGTGTCAATGAGAACCGCGCTGCAGGAGAACCTTGAATTAGCCAAGACAGAAGGTTTGGTATCGTTATGGTCAAAGGCCCTTTCACAtgccatccatcatctcgaGCAGTACACACCAGCCAAGATTGGCGACCGAACTGTCATGGACACATTGATTCCGTTTGTCGAAGCTATGGCGGCGACCAAGAGTTTGAAGGAGGGTGTCGCTGCTGCGGTAGCGGGATCAGAGAACACCAAGAAGTTAAAGGCGAGATTGGGGAGAGCGACGTATGTTGGTACTGGGACAGACGGCAAGGAGCTGCCTCCAGATCCGGGTGCTTGGGGCgcgatggtggtgattcAGGGACTGCTTGCTGCAATTTCAGAATAG
- a CDS encoding H3K9me3 methyltransferase (COG:I; EggNog:ENOG503P012) has translation MRLGCRLQIEIKMSSNMLDTIPPEGCSPHQQNKPACPTLYRSIPIPAPSRVFSSQHASHDRISPRASSTPVEQPHQLPKMEEAMKRHFFHHGKPDTDPSEAEKCHWCQIRSFKTHKKLPITIVNEAKGDERKEVLNPDFKFIDHSIPSDDVPIAGASFRTGCNCADDEQCMYSTCECLDEMAPDSDEYMSDAPPARGRRMRKFQYYHSGTKAGLLKSRILDSREPIYECHDGCSCSKNCPNRVVERGRTVPLQIFRTKNRGWGVKCPVDIKKGQFVDKYLGEIITSEEANRRRAESTVSDKKDVYLFALDKFSDPDSPDPLLRAPPFEVDGELMSGPTRFINHSCDPNMRIFARVGDAVDKHVHDLALFAIRDIPAGEELTFDYVDGGLAEEDAGGLVPDDKKKDMTKCLCGTKKCRGFLW, from the exons ATGCGTCTAGGGTGTCGTTTGCAGATAGAGATTAAAATGTCATCGAATATGCTGGATACTATTCCGCCAGAAGGCTGCTCAccccaccaacaaaacaaacccgCCTGCCCCACTTTGTACCGCTCAATTCCAATCCCTGCTCCTAGTCGCGTCTTCTCATCGCAACACGCGTCTCATGATCGAATATCACCCagagcatcatcaaccccagtcgaacaacctcaccaactaCCCAAAATGGAGGAGGCAATGAAACGGCACTTTTTCCACCACGGAAAACCAGAC ACCGACCCCTCAGAAGCCGAAAAATGCCACTGGTGCCAGATTCGTAGTTTCAAAACCCACAAAAAActtcccatcaccatcgtcaaCGAAGCCAAAGGAGACGAACGCAAGGAAGTCCTAAATCCAGACTTCAAATTCATCGACCACTCAATCCCAAGCGACGACGTCCCCATCGCCGGGGCCTCCTTCCGCACCGGCTGCAATTGCGCAGACGATGAGCAGTGCATGTACTCAACATGCGAATGCCTCGACGAAATGGCCCCCGACTCCGACGAGTACATGTCCGACGCCCCCCCAGCTCGTGGCCGCAGGATGCGAAAGTTCCAGTACTACCACTCCGGCACCAAAGCCGGTTTGCTCAAGTCTAGAATCCTCGACAGCCGTGAGCCAATCTACGAGTGTCACGATGGCTGCAGTTGCAGTAAAAACTGTCCGAACCGGGTGGTGGAACGAGGCAGGACGGTGCCGTTGCAGATCTTCCGGACAAAGAATAGAGGGTGGGGGGTCAAGTGTCCGGTGGATATCAAGAAGGGGCAGTTTGTGGATAAGTACTTGGGGGAGATCATCACCAGCGAGGAGGCCAACCGCCGGCGAGCTGAGTCGACCGTCTCGGATAAGAAGGACGTTTATTTGTTTGCTTTGGACAAATTTTCTGACCCGGATTCACCTGACCCGTTGTTGAGGGCGCCGCCGTtcgaggtggatggggagttgATGAGTGGGCCGACGAGGTTTATCAACCACAGTTGCGACCCAAATATGCGGATTTTTGCTAGGGTGGGAGATGCGGTGGATAAGCATGTTCACGATTTGGCGCTGTTTGCCATCAGAGATATACCGGCGGGAGAGGAGTTGACGTTTGACTATGTGGATGGcgggttggcggaggaggacgccGGGGGATTGGTACCggatgacaagaagaaggatatGACGAAGTGTTTGTGTGGGACGAAGAAGTGTAGGGGGTTCTTATGGTGA
- a CDS encoding hypothetical protein (EggNog:ENOG503P102; COG:G), whose product MGRCVADAGYALFQNSRVVVGKYRGSVNKASKLLTTTTGLIIACVALWSAIGAMMDGRKAVKIAEWTARKDYWEFCETIEDQEDGCDRVTKEPLGPPPHSFSGDNQQNGLLAGEARELLPAQSPGTGVANSSGVDFHHSSMTGTSRRVIFGSGLETTFDFKPTATTLPLLRMDTGMTSALINADSPTSVPSFVRPRLLPSIPAAIWPSDPLLIQESTPLPGFSCRICKATLKLGFDEPPEHPWDHNNCYFVSWCWSCIDEALYGLSHQRVDSPPRGMVLHINDILRINAETRDDGGEVDSVLTQISWQRNFNQVVEALLYRVYFVYNGDEKHGGPPYPDDGYKKRIVEPWINEIGGILCYWRRVEKEGRLTRPSGLESGTI is encoded by the exons ATGGGTAGGTGTGTAGCCGATGCAGGATACGCCCTCTTTCAAAACTCCAGGGTCGTTGTGGGAAAGTACAGAGGCTCAGTTAACAAAGCAAGTAAGCTTCTTACTACCACAACTGGACTTATTATTGCTTGTGTGGCTTTATGGTCAGCCATTGGTGCTATGATGGATGGTAGGAAGGCTGTGAAAATAGCTGAGTGGACGGCTAGGAAAGACTACTGGGAGTTCTGTGAAACA ATTGAAGACCAGGAGGACGGGTGTGACAGAGTAACAAAAGAACCCTTGGGTCCACCGCCACACTCGTTCTCAGGAGACAATCAACAAAATGGACTACTGGCTGGAGAAGCCAGAGAGCTCCTGCCTGCCCAGTCACCTGGCACCGGAGTAGCAAACAGCTCGGGTGTTGACTTTCACCATTCTTCCATGACAGGCACTTCACGCCGAGTGATTTTTGGCAGTGGGTTGGAAACCACTTTTGACTTCAAGCCCACTGCAACCACTCTTCCGTTACTCCGAATGGACACCGGAATGACCTCGGCCCTCATAAACGCCGAC AGTCCAACTTCAGTTCCGTCATTTGTTCGACCACGACTTCTGCCGTCAATCCCGGCGGCAATCTGGCCATCGGACCCGTTGTTAATCCAAGAATCAACTCCTCTGCCGGGGTTCTCGTGTCGTATCTGCAAGGCCACACTGAAATTAGGTTTTGATGAGCCACCAGAACACCCCTGGGATCACAATAATTGTTACTTTGTTTCTTGGTGCTGGTCATGCATTGATGAAGCTCTTTATGGGCTTTCTCACCAGCGCGTAGACAGTCCTCCTCGTGGTATGGTCCTACATATCAATGATATTCTCAGAATCAATGCGGAAAcaagagatgatggtggtgaagtcGACTCTGTTCTGACACAGATCTCATGGCAAAGGAACTTCAATCAAGTTGTCGAAGCTCTCCTCTATCGGGTGTACTTTGTCTACAATGGTGATGAAAAGCACGGGGGGCCGCCCTATCCTGATGATGGATACAAAAAGCGCATAGTTGAGCCTTGGATAAATGAGATTGGTGGGATTCTGTGTTactggaggagggtggaaaaAGAGGGAAGGCTCACTAGGCCCAGCGGTTTAGAGTCAGGGACCATATGA
- a CDS encoding hypothetical protein (EggNog:ENOG503NUTZ; COG:G) → MAPRPPLSENRSMSILNKALAGGYAVPAMCCYNIESIIATVRAAEAARSPAMVLLFPWAIQYAGDALVKAAAEAAHSASVPVSLHLDHCQTPELVRRAANIPDAFDSIMCDMSHYEKEENLKLTAELVQYCHERGIAAEAEPGRIEGGEDGVAETADLEGLLTTPEEAEEFVATGIDMLAPAFGNVHGEYGPRGIQLEYDRLDAINKKVGDRVRLVLHGADPFDEEIFRKCMAGGVTKVNINKGMNNHYAWTQEKMRGKPLTSVIEKGTEAMQVAIERYMHWLGSAGKA, encoded by the coding sequence atggCTCCTAGACCCCCCCTTTCAGAAAACCGCTCCATGAGCATTCTCAACAAGGCCCTCGCTGGGGGGTACGCCGTCCCAGCCATGTGCTGCTACAACATCGAATCCATCATCGCCACTGTCAGAGCTGCCGAAGCCGCCCGCTCCCCAGCTATGGTCTTGCTCTTCCCGTGGGCGATTCAATATGCTGGTGACGCTCTCGTCAAAGCCGCCGCTGAGGCAGCTCACTCGGCTTCGGTCCCAGTCTCCCTCCACCTGGACCACTGCCAGACACCCGAGCTGGTCCGTAGGGCAGCCAACATTCCGGACGCCTTTGACAGCATCATGTGCGACATGTCGCACTacgaaaaggaggagaatcTCAAGCTCACCGCCGAACTGGTTCAATACTGCCATGAGCGCGGTATCGCCGCAGAGGCAGAGCCAGGGCGTATCGAAGGTGGCGAGGACGGCGTAGCTGAGACTGCTGACCTCGAGGGGCTGCTGACTACCCCcgaggaagcggaggagtTTGTTGCCACCGGGATTGACATGTTGGCGCCAGCGTTTGGGAATGTGCATGGGGAGTATGGACCGAGGGGGATCCAGCTGGAGTATGACCGGCTTGATGCTATCAACAAGAAGGTCGGGGATAGGGTCAGGTTGGTGCTGCATGGGGCTGATCCGTTCGATGAGGAGATTTTTAGAAAGTGCATGGCGGGGGGGGTGACGAAGGTCAATATCAACAAGGGGATGAATAATCACTATGCGTGGACGCAGGAGAAGATGAGGGGGAAGCCGTTGACGAGTGTGATTGAGAAGGGGACGGAGGCGATGCAGGTGGCGATTGAGAGGTATATGCATTGGTTGGGGAGTGCTGGGAAGGCTTGA
- the DERI1 gene encoding D-erythrulose-4-phosphate isomerase 1 (EggNog:ENOG503Q3SG; COG:G), with the protein MSSPQWKIAVGCDDAGVNYKNKIKEDFAADPRVISVVDVGATGKEDKTAYPHIAAAAAKLVASGEVDRALLICGTGLGVAIAANKIKGIRAVTAHDSFSVERAVLSNNAQVLCMGERVVGLELARRLAKEWLGYVFDEKSASAAKVAAIHEYEEGEHGLSGAAEEVKGC; encoded by the exons ATGAGCTCACCACAGTGGAAGATTGCCGTTGGCTGCGAT GACGCCGGCGTGAACTACAAGAACAAAATCAAAGAAGACTTCGCGGCCGATCCCCGGGTCATCTCAGTCGTCGACGTCGGTGCCACgggcaaggaggacaagacgGCATACCCACACAtcgccgcggcggcggccaaaCTCGTGGCCTCGGGAGAGGTAGACCGAGCTCTGTTGATCTGCGGCACTGGTCTCGGCGTTGCCATTGCCGCCAATAAGATCAAGGGGATCAGGGCAGTCACCGCACACGACAGCTTCTCGGTCGAGAGAGCGGTCCTCAGCAACAATGCCCAAGTGTTGTGCATGGGGGAGCGGGTGGTGGGACTGGAGCTTGCGAGGAGGCTCGCAAAGGAATGGTTGGGATATGTTTTTGACGAGAAGAGCGCCAGTGCTGCCAAGGTGGCTGCCATTCATGAATACGAAGAAGGGGAACATGGTCTTTctggggcggcggaggaagTGAAGGGTTGCTGA
- a CDS encoding hypothetical protein (EggNog:ENOG503P102; COG:G), giving the protein MSDNPTSPGTEATAAAASTAPVDSSNKRGRRRRLIGVSTKMYFSASRTEAFTRSVVELLSSPTDTLTLCDDDVDIFIIPDFVTLTSVISIIRSAPEGSVARRIKVGAQDCYSEDFGAYTGEVSPAVLAEVGVEFVELGHAERKRLFAESDGRVGEKVRGVVRNGMVPVICVGEMRKDVGVEGAVGEVVRQVEVVLKGVGEGEEVVLAYEPVWAIGGREPAGEEYVKGVVRGLREWEGVKGRGGRVRVIYGGAAGRGLWERLGGEVDGLFLGRFGHDAGEFVKLIGEVAGGGGEGGE; this is encoded by the coding sequence ATGTCCGACAACCCCACCTCTCCCGGCACCGAagcaacggcggcggcggcgtcgacgGCGCCGGTTGATAGCAGTAACaagcgaggaagaaggcgtCGTCTGATCGGGGTATCCACCAAAATGTATTTTTCCGCCTCCCGGACGGAAGCCTTCACCCGGTCCGTTGTCGAGCTTCTTTCCAGCCCTACGGATACCCTAACCCTGTGTGATGACGATGTCGACATATTCATCATCCCCGACTTTGTCACCCTCACGTCTGTCATTAGTATCATACGATCTGCTCCTGAGGGGTCGGTGGCGAGAAGGATAAAAGTAGGGGCGCAGGATTGTTACTCTGAGGACTTTGGAGCTTATACAGGGGAGGTTAGTCCTGCAGTTTTGgctgaggttggggtggagTTTGTGGAATTGGGGCATGCGGAACGGAAGAGGTTGTTTGCGGAGAGTGATGGGAGGGTTGGAGAGAAGgttaggggggtggtgaggaatgGGATGGTTCCGGTGATATGTGTTGGTGAGATGAGGAAAGATGTCGGGGTTGAAGgggcggttggggaggtggtgaggcaggttgaggttgtgctaaagggggttggggagggggaggaggtggtgctggcttATGAGCCTGTTTGGGCTATCGGGGGGAGGGAGCCGGCTGGGGAAGAGTATGTGAAGGGGGTTGTgagagggttgagggagtgggagggggtgaaaggaaggggggggagggtgagggttatTTATGGGGGGGCGGCGGGACgggggttgtgggagaggttggggggggaggtggatgggttgtttttggggaggtttgggcATGATGCTGGGGAGTTTGTCAAGttgattggggaggttgcggggggtggtggtgagggtggtgagtga
- a CDS encoding hypothetical protein (EggNog:ENOG503P6E4; COG:S): MGCCLSREGESGSPYTTGGGASSSARAINEQPQTTRAHVHGGHDGHASGSRRRHRHSQQPLDQHINKPLRLHEWTSYNRTWTSRELRQERIEFFDTRVTGRQEIWQTLHAVLEVLWASAEAVRNGQVGRRSEDDGPSEEDPAIALATAQSILDAADITLPTGDLYNGAYDTFGNYYQLPHHIVADPTNLEWRPGWEHEDLDDTKADLTAGEETTEERDDLEDEAERRREEKGKGVVDVKDLIAIRARLSDGSKDVNVSVGKGDSVRSLARQIAEDANLPPSKKIRIAYMGKVLKESTPLLEQGYKQGHVVNALVFNR; this comes from the exons ATG GGTTGCTGTCTTTCCCGAGAGGGCGAATCAGGCTCGCCCTACACAACTGGCGGCGGCGCTTCTAGTTCCGCGCGAGCAATCAATGAACAGCCCCAAACAACCCGAGCTCACGTCCACGGTGGACATGATGGGCACGCCTCTGGATCGCGCCGGCGGCATAGACATAGTCAGCAGCCTCTCGACCAACATATCAACAAGCCTTTACGACTGCACGAGTGGACCAGCTACAATCGGACGTGGACCTCCAGGGAGCTGCGACAGGAGAGGATAGAGTTCTTCGATACTCGGGTGACTGGGCGACAGGAAATCTGGCAAACACTACACGCCGTGCTGGAGGTTTTGTGGGCATCCGCAGAGGCTGTGCGCAATGGGCAGGTTGGCAGGAGAAGTGAAGATGATGGGCCTAGCGAAGAGGACCCGGCGATAGCACTGGCGACAGCCCAGAGCATTCTCGATGCTGCCGATATCACACTGCCGACAGGAGACTTGTACAATGGGGCCTACGACACGTTTGGAAACTACTACCAACTACCACATCACATCGTGGCGGATCCAACGAATTTGGAATGGCGGCCAGGCTGGGAACATGAGGATTTGGATGACACCAAGGCAGACTTGACTGCCGGGGAGGAGACCACCGAGGAACGGGACGACCTCGAAGACGAGGCCGAGAGGAGGCGTGAGGAAAAGGGcaagggggtggttgatgttaAGGATCTCATCGCCATCAGAGCCAGGCTGAGTGATGGATCGAAAGATGTCAACGTCTCAGTTGGCAAGGGAGACTCTGTAAGAAGTCTGGCTAGACAGATCGCAGAGGATGCAAAT CTACCTCCCAGCAAGAAGATTCGCATCGCCTACATGGGCAAGGTTCTGAAGGAGAGTACGCCTCTGCTCGAGCAGGGCTACAAGCAGGGTCATGTTGTCAATGCTTTAGTGTTCAACCGGTAG
- a CDS encoding hypothetical protein (COG:I; EggNog:ENOG503P012), whose protein sequence is MADQKPPVAFIGLGAMGFGMATHLIKQGYPVTGFDVWAPTLERFEEAGGSTATTPAEAVLNKEHVVVMVATAQQAQSVLLDGPNAAVPKLPQGAVVLLCSTVPCDYVQALQVQLNSIGRSDILLIDSPVSGGAARAADGTLSIMAGMSAAALEKGRPLLAELADPAKLYIVEGGIGAGSNMKMVHQVLAANQILGASEVMGFAERLGLDLAKAQKAVLESDAWNFMFEHRTPRIFTEFQPVASAVQIIVKDTSIITSEGRRSSFATPMTSAAEQIYFTAVGRGWAMDDDSSLVRLYTEGNGKVGPVYGTAESEEDKTALVLALMRGILLCAAAESLAFAHTVSLDLDQVLDLCVNAAGGSKVLEKLGPAIIKELGGAGDASSGELSLEDVFSGLSAAVEEAQRIKTPLYLGTQALSILQRVTQSKGTGSAGVVVKAWV, encoded by the coding sequence atggccgaCCAGAAACCACCTGTTGCCTTCATCGGGCTCGGAGCCATGGGCTTCGGCATGGccacccacctcatcaaGCAAGGCTACCCAGTTACCGGATTTGATGTCTGGGCCCCAACTCTCGAACGGTTCGAGGAAGCAGGCGGCTCAACCGCCACAACACCAGCAGAAGCCGTCCTCAACAAGGAGCATGTCGTCGTAATGGTGGCCACCGCCCAGCAAGCCCAGTCTGTTCTGCTGGATGGTCCCAATGCTGCCGTCCCGAAGCTTCCCCAAGGAGCCGTGGTCCTTCTCTGCTCCACCGTCCCCTGTGACTACGTCCAGGCTCTCCAAGTCCAGCTCAACAGCATCGGCCGCAGTGACATCTTGCTGATCGACAGCCCAGTCTCCGGCGGAGCCGCCAGAGCAGCAGATGGCACTCTTTCCATCATGGCAGGCATGTCTGCTGCTGCGTTGGAGAAAGGACGCCCGTTGCTCGCTGAGCTGGCAGATCCAGCAAAACTGTACATTGTCGAGGGTGGCATCGGTGCTGGCAGCAACATGAAGATGGTGCACCAAGTTCTCGCGGCAAACCAAATCCTGGGAGCAAGTGAGGTGATGGGTTTCGCTGAGAGACTAGGCCTAGATCTGGCCAAGGCTCAAAAAGCAGTGCTGGAGTCTGATGCTTGGAATTTCATGTTCGAGCACCGAACACCCAGAATATTCACCGAGTTCCAGCCTGTTGCCAGTGCGGTTCAGATTATCGTCAAGGAtaccagcatcatcacctcagAAGGGCGAAGAAGTTCTTTTGCCACGCCGATGACAAGCGCAGCGGAGCAGATCTACTTCACTGctgttgggagagggtgggcgATGGACGACGATAGCAGTCTCGTGAGACTCTATACCGAAGGAAACGGAAAGGTTGGGCCAGTTTATGGCACTGCTGAGTCAGAGGAGGATAAGACGGCTTTGGTGTTGGCTTTGATGAGAGGTATCCTGCTTTGTGCTGCTGCAGAGTCTCTTGCTTTTGCGCACACTGTGAGTCTGGATTTGGATCAGGTATTGGATCTTTGTGTCAACGCTGCTGGTGGTAGCAAAGTGCTGGAGAAGCTTGGGCCTGCCATTATCAAGGAGCTCGGGGGTGCCGGCGATGCTTCAAGTGGCGAGTTGAGCCTTGAGGATGTCTTTAGCGGACTGAGTGCGGCGGTCGAGGAGGCACAGAGGATAAAGACTCCGTTGTATCTTGGGACCCAGGCGTTGAGTATTCTCCAGCGTGTGACACAATCCAAAGGGACAGGCTctgctggtgttgtcgtcaaGGCGTGGGTTTGA